In one window of Burkholderia sp. NRF60-BP8 DNA:
- a CDS encoding choline ABC transporter substrate-binding protein has translation MKRLLIAAVCGIGITAPMSAVYAADPPVCKNVRFADVGWSDIAATTGLASTMLQGLGYTPTKTIASVPITFAGIKSKQIDVFLGYWSPTMDPIIQPFTKAGTIKVLATPNLTGAKYTLAVPDYVYQGGLKSFADIQKFADKLNGKIYGIEPGNDGNALIKKMIDGNQFGLGKFKLVESSEAGMLVEVNRAIRDKQWIVFLGWEPHPMNVQMKIDYLTGGDDVFGPNYGEAKVLTATPPDYAQRCPNVAKFVSNLQFTTSIENHVMVPIMNKQDPNKAAAEWLKANPQSLDKWLAGVTTIDGKPGLPAVKAYLGVH, from the coding sequence ATGAAGCGCCTATTGATCGCAGCGGTGTGCGGGATCGGGATAACCGCGCCGATGTCGGCCGTTTATGCGGCCGATCCGCCCGTTTGCAAGAACGTGCGCTTCGCCGATGTCGGCTGGTCCGACATCGCGGCGACCACGGGCCTCGCATCGACGATGCTGCAGGGGCTCGGCTACACCCCGACGAAGACGATCGCGTCGGTGCCGATCACGTTCGCGGGGATCAAGAGCAAGCAGATCGACGTGTTCCTCGGCTACTGGTCGCCGACGATGGACCCGATCATCCAGCCGTTCACGAAGGCCGGCACGATCAAGGTGCTCGCGACGCCCAACCTGACCGGCGCGAAATACACGCTTGCGGTGCCCGACTACGTGTATCAGGGCGGCCTGAAGTCGTTCGCGGACATCCAGAAGTTCGCGGACAAGCTCAACGGCAAGATCTACGGGATCGAGCCGGGCAACGACGGCAACGCGCTGATCAAGAAGATGATCGACGGCAACCAGTTCGGCCTCGGCAAGTTCAAGCTGGTCGAGTCGAGCGAGGCCGGGATGCTGGTCGAGGTGAACCGCGCGATCCGCGACAAGCAGTGGATCGTGTTCCTCGGCTGGGAACCGCATCCGATGAACGTGCAGATGAAGATCGACTACCTGACCGGCGGCGACGACGTGTTCGGCCCGAACTACGGCGAAGCGAAGGTGCTGACGGCGACGCCGCCCGACTACGCGCAGCGCTGCCCGAACGTCGCGAAGTTCGTGTCGAACCTGCAGTTCACGACGTCGATCGAGAACCACGTGATGGTGCCGATCATGAACAAGCAGGATCCGAACAAGGCCGCCGCCGAATGGCTGAAGGCGAATCCGCAATCGCTCGACAAGTGGCTGGCCGGCGTGACGACGATCGACGGCAAGCCGGGCCTGCCGGCGGTGAAGGCCTACCTCGGCGTGCATTGA